The window TTTTTATAAGGATTTTATTTCTCCTTTTCGCCGAATTCTTTATGGTACCGATGAAGCCGTGTTAATTTCTCATGCTGAAGTTTCTTTTATAGATAAAAAACCTTTTTGTTTTTCAAAAAAGGGAATAGAAAAGTTTTTGCGTACCGAATTAAAATTTTCAGGTTTAATTATTACTGATGATATGGCGATGAAAGCTCTTAAGACAGATGGACGCACGACAGCAGATAATGTGCTTTTAGCCCTTGATGCCGGTTGTGATATGGTTATGTGTTCCGAACCTAAGTTTAAAGAGCTTGTAGAAGCAATTTCAAAAAAAATGAAAAACGAGCCCGATTTTCTTAAAAGAATTGATGATGCGGTATTTAATATTTTAAAAACAAAAATAAAGATGGGCATTATTGATGAATCATTGAAGCCTATAGAAAAATACAAATTTAATAAAGAAAAATTTTATAAGGCGAAAAAAGCTGCGGAAGATATTTTAAAAAAATCAAATGAACCTAAATAATAATTTTTTCGACAAATATATTTTTTAAAATCATCGTGGAACAAGATATTTTATTCCCATCTATTATTATCTCGGCTAAACCGCTTTCTTCATTTTTATTTTGAAGTATGATTTTTGAATTTAATTTTAAATTTATTGTTTTATAATATTCAAATTGAGCATCCGTTCCTGTAAGTCTTGATATCGAATATTCTATTCCGCATTTTACTTTATCTAAACTTGAATCTGTACATGTATATTCCTTTTGATTTTTTCTGGGTATCATTGCTCCATGGGGATCCCTTTTAGGATGTCCTAAATATTTGTCTATTTTATCTATTAAAAGATCCGAGGCTGCATGTTCTAAATTCTCTGCCTCATTATGAATGTTTTTTCCGTCCATTTTAAGTGTCTGAAATAAAAAGGTTTCAATTAATCTATGCCTCCTTAAAATATTAAGACCGTACTTTTTACCTTTTTCGGTTAGCCTGCATCCTATCCGGTTTTGATATTCTATGTATTTTTCTTTTTCAAGTTTCTTTGCCATTGATGTTGCCGTACCGGGAGTAACATGTAATAGTTTTGCAAGTTCACCGGTGGTAATTTTTTCTTTATCACTTTCCGACAAAAATTTGACGATAGCTTTTAAATAATTTTCGGTTGTAATTTGCGAGATTTTCACTCTTCCTCCTAAGAATTCATTTCACTTAAATATTTGTTATTGATTTTTCCGCCTCCTGTCTTCCTAATGGAGACAAAAGAAGTAAACCGTTTTCTTTTTTTATATATCCCAGCCGTTTTGCTGCAAATACTACTGCATGGGCCTTTTTTTCCGTCCAGTTAATGTGTTCACATAAATGTTCTTCTCTACACTCACTGATCATATTTTCTTTACCTTGATGGTGCAGAAGATGAACAATGAGCATTTTTACGGCAAAATCTATTTTTAGATTTTTTTGTTCGGCCCTTCGTTTTACCAATCCGTCTTTTGGAGAGAATAGGTAGGCAAGTAAAAAAAAGACGCCTGTCATTGCAGCCATTGAGCCGGATATACTTCCGTCTATTTTTACTGCAAGGTAAAAGCCGCATATCGATGATGCCGAAGCAATAACAATTGAAATTATTATCATATAAAAAAGACTGTTTGTTAATAATAGGGCTGCAGCGGCAGGTGCAATCATCAAGGCTGTAACTAAAACGGCTCCAACCGAATCAAATGCACCCACACAGGTAAGGCTCACTGCAAACATTAGACCGTAATGCATAATTGAAGGTGAAAAGCCTAATGATTTTGCTAAGTTAGGATCAAATGTTGTCAGTTTTAATTCTTTAAAAAAAACTACGATAAAAACAAAATCGAATAAAAGAATACAGATCATTTGAACCAAGCTTTTTGGGAATGAAACCGAAAAAAAACTTATACGGTCAAAGGGTGCAAAGGCTAATTCTCCCAATAAAACCGAATCCGTATCCAAATGAACATTTCCTGCATAGAGTGAAACCAAAATAACTCCAAGGCTGAATAAAAATGGAAAAACAAGCCCTATGGCTGCATCGCTTTTTATAAGTTTTGTCTTTTGCAAGACTTCGGTAAAGATAACCGAGGCCATTCCGGCTATAACGGCTCCTATCAATGGTATGCTTGAAGATAAGGTTTTACTTATAAAAAAGCCTAATACGATTCCTATTATGATAGAATGGCTTATTGCATCACCCATCAAAGACATTCTCCTTAAGACTAGAAATACTCCGCAGAGAGCACATGAGGCAGAGACAATAATTGCAATTAATATTATTTCCATATTCATATAGCTATCTCCTTTTCATATTTGTTTCTTTTCGTAATTTGTTTTTTATATAAAACTTTTTTATCTTTGATTGAATAATTCCTCTATGAGGACTAAATAAAATGGAAATCAATGTAAAACCTGTTAAAAAACAAACTATTACAGGGCCCGTAGGCATTTTTGAAACCTGAGAAGAAATTGCAGCTCCGCCCATTCCGGATGCTGCTCCAAAAAAAGCAGATAGGAGACACATTATGCTCAGTCTATTCGTCCATTGTCTTGCTGCAGCAGCAGGTGCAAGTAAAAGAGCACTCATTAAAATTACACCTACCGA of the Treponema denticola ATCC 35405 genome contains:
- a CDS encoding metal ABC transporter permease, giving the protein MNMEIILIAIIVSASCALCGVFLVLRRMSLMGDAISHSIIIGIVLGFFISKTLSSSIPLIGAVIAGMASVIFTEVLQKTKLIKSDAAIGLVFPFLFSLGVILVSLYAGNVHLDTDSVLLGELAFAPFDRISFFSVSFPKSLVQMICILLFDFVFIVVFFKELKLTTFDPNLAKSLGFSPSIMHYGLMFAVSLTCVGAFDSVGAVLVTALMIAPAAAALLLTNSLFYMIIISIVIASASSICGFYLAVKIDGSISGSMAAMTGVFFLLAYLFSPKDGLVKRRAEQKNLKIDFAVKMLIVHLLHHQGKENMISECREEHLCEHINWTEKKAHAVVFAAKRLGYIKKENGLLLLSPLGRQEAEKSITNI
- a CDS encoding metal-dependent transcriptional regulator — protein: MKISQITTENYLKAIVKFLSESDKEKITTGELAKLLHVTPGTATSMAKKLEKEKYIEYQNRIGCRLTEKGKKYGLNILRRHRLIETFLFQTLKMDGKNIHNEAENLEHAASDLLIDKIDKYLGHPKRDPHGAMIPRKNQKEYTCTDSSLDKVKCGIEYSISRLTGTDAQFEYYKTINLKLNSKIILQNKNEESGLAEIIIDGNKISCSTMILKNIFVEKIII